A region of the Streptomyces durocortorensis genome:
CCTTGCCTTCTCCGCCGCTTCCTCGGCCTTCTCGGCCTTCTCCGGGTCGGTCTCGTCCTCGTCGTCCTCGTCGACAGTCGGCAGTGCCGGCTTCAGTTCGGCGGTGGCCTTGGCGTCGCCGCCCTCACCCGCCGGGGTGAACGCGGTGTACTGCGTCTCCGCGAGCTCGGAGCTGCTCGGCGCCGGGCAGACCAGGCTGGAGCGCTCGACCGGGAGCAGCGCGGCGGCCTTCGCCTCCGGGGCCGCCGGGCCGTCGGGCGCGGTGACCGTGGCGAAACCGGTGATGGCGGCCAGGGCGACGGCACCGGCGATCAGGGACAGGTGGGTGGACTTCACTCGGACTCGCCTCGCGATGCGTTACCGGACGGCCACGGGGCCTGACCCGGGGCCGGGGGGCCGGGTTGTTCGGCCTGTTCGCCGTTCCCGGTGGGGTGCTGGTACGGGTGGTGCGGCTGTGGCGGGTAATGCTGGCCGGTGTACTGGCCGTACTCGTCGTACGCGGCGCCGCCGCTGCCCTGGTCGTTGTACTGCTGTGCGTACGGGCCCTGGGCGCCGCCGTAGCCGCTCTGATCGCCGTAGCCGCTCCGGTAGTCCGTGTCCTGCTGTTGGTACTGCTGGTGCTGGGCGTACGGGTCCTGTTGGTACGTCGCGTAGTAGTCGGCGCCCTGGGGCTGCCGGCCGTCCCATTCCCCGTACTGCTGGTGCGGAACTTCCGCGTAACCGCTGGTGGCCTCTTGCGGGTCGTGCGCCGGAGCGTGCGCCGTGGGGCTCGCGGCGTACGGGTCGGCGGTCTGCTGCGCGGGGATGTACTCCCCCGGGTCTCCTTGCGCTGCCGCGTCCGTCGTGCCGTCCGCCCGGTAGTTCTGCCCGGACTCCCGGGACCCTCCGGACCCTCCGGGCTCCCCGGGTCCTCCGGGCTCCCCGAACGCCCGGGACTCCTCCGCCGCGGCCGCTGCCTCGGCCTGGGCCGCGGCGCGCAGCCTGCGGGCACGGCGCCCCTCGCCGTCGACCGGCTCGGCGGCGACGGCCAGCGCCTCCTCGGGCAGGTCGTCGTCGATCTCCCGGCGGCGGCCCGGCAGGGCCATGACCACGAGGACGACGGCGAGTGCGGCCTGCGCCCAGATCCAGGCGGTGTGCGTGATCGGGGCGTCGTAGGTGAGGTCCAGGCGGCCACCGTCGGCGGGGAGTTCGAATCCCTGGGCCCAGCCGTCGACGGTCTTGCGGGTCAGGGGCTTGCCGTCCAGGGTGGCCTGCCAGCCCGGGTCGGCGGTGTCGGCGATCCGCAGGACGCGGCCCGCTTCGCCGGACGGGATCTCGGAGTGGGCCTCGACGGGCCCGGAGCCGACGGGGAGGTGCTCACCCTCGCCGGACGCCGGGGCGATCATGACGCGGGCGACCTGGCGGTCCACCCGCCACAGGGCGCTGCCGTCGAGCTGGCTGAGGCGGCTGAGGCCGGGGGTCGCGTCGAGGACCCGGCTCATCTGGCGCGGTGCCCCGTCCCGTACGAGGACGTAGCGGATCGCGAAGCCGCTGAGCTGGTCGCCCTGGTCGGCGCCGGAGCCCGCGACGAGGTTGGCGACGACCTTGTCGAGGTGGCTGCTGGCCCCGCCCGCCTCGGTCAGTTCTCCGTCGCCGAGCCGGGCGCCCGATCCGCGGACCAGGCTGTACGCGACGGAGTCGGGCGAGGTGCCGCCGAGGACGAGGGTGCGCGGCTGGTCGCGGGTGCCGCTCTCCTCGGCCACGAACGCGGGCACCTGGACGGGGTCGCGCCGCTCCAGCGGGCCGTCCGCACCGCCGATCATCCAGCCGAACGCGGCCAGGACCGGGGCCAGCCCGGCGGCCAGGGCGATCAGCGCGGCGACGGGCTGGCGCCAGCCGAAGCTCTGCTCGGCGACCCGGATGCGGGCCCCGTCCGCGCCCACCAGGGCGGCGGCGATCAGGGCGGTGCCGTAGACGAGGGTTGCGGGCCCGGCCCAGGTCGTTCCGTTGGTGAGGGCCGCGAAGAGCAGGCCGACGAGCGCGACCGCCCAGGCGGTCCGGACGGCGAGCTGCCGCTCCCCGCGCAGCAGCGCGGCGAGGGCCGCCAGCACGATGCCGAGGAGCAGGGCGCCGCCCGCCGCACCCGGGCCGCCGGGGCTGATGCCGAGCAGGTCGAGGCCCGAGGCCGACCCCGTACCGAGGTCCATGCCCGCCTCCGTGAGGAGGGCGGACGGGTTCGTCAGGAGGGTGAGCGACCAGGGGGCGAGGATCAGCACCGGCGTGCCGACGGCGGCGACGAAGCGGAGTCCGTACGCCATGATGTCGCCGCGCCGCAGCACCAGCACACCGAGGCCGAGGACCACGGCGAGCGGCCAGACGACCGGCGTGAACGCCATCGTGAAGGTGAGGAGCAGCGTGTACGCCCAGGTGGCACGCCAGCTGCCGCGCTCCCCCGCCTCCCTGTCGGCACGCAGCCCGTGGGCGGCGACGCCCGCGCGGGCGATCAGCGGAAGCAGGACGAGGAGGACGGCGGTGCCGATGCGGCCGGTGGCCAGGGCTCCGGTCGCGGCGGGCAGGAAGGCGTACGCGACGCTCGCCCAGGCCCGCAGCAGCCGCGAGGGCAGCAGCGGCCGGGAGGCGAAGTACGCGGTGAGCCCGGCCAGCGGGATCGAGCAGACCAGCAGCACGCTCACGGCGAGGC
Encoded here:
- a CDS encoding glycosyltransferase, translating into MSVHSHSAAPNAAAAAPEFPRHVVTAVLVSHDGARWLPDVLAGLLGQERPVQNIVAADTGSADDSARLVTEALGDDRVLHLARRTSFGTAVDEAARTAGVLTPDDLPYLKRPSGWDPVSRTWVDENYDLPELPHGEPVQWLWLLHDDCAPEPDALAEMLRVVDTDRHATIVGPKLRGWYDRKQLLEVGVSIANSGRRWTGLDRREQDQGQHDQVRTVLSVSSAGMLIRRDVYEELGGFDRRLPLMRDDVDLCWRAHLAGHRVLVAPDAVLRHAEASARERRPIDCAGRSVASPHRVDKAGAAYTMLVNARGKALPWVLLRLVVGTLLRTVAYLVGKVPGQALDEVTGLLGTLLRPGRILAARRDRGKGVVDAAELRALFPPPGATVRATVDQVAGNFGGRAEADSGGSRHGAVESGPGGDDADFLEVDQFARLKRIGRKPGPILFALLLVVSLIACRNLLSGGALAGGALLPVPADADELWGRYADAWHAVGTGGTQTAPPYLALLAALSVLFLGSTGLAVSVLLVCSIPLAGLTAYFASRPLLPSRLLRAWASVAYAFLPAATGALATGRIGTAVLLVLLPLIARAGVAAHGLRADREAGERGSWRATWAYTLLLTFTMAFTPVVWPLAVVLGLGVLVLRRGDIMAYGLRFVAAVGTPVLILAPWSLTLLTNPSALLTEAGMDLGTGSASGLDLLGISPGGPGAAGGALLLGIVLAALAALLRGERQLAVRTAWAVALVGLLFAALTNGTTWAGPATLVYGTALIAAALVGADGARIRVAEQSFGWRQPVAALIALAAGLAPVLAAFGWMIGGADGPLERRDPVQVPAFVAEESGTRDQPRTLVLGGTSPDSVAYSLVRGSGARLGDGELTEAGGASSHLDKVVANLVAGSGADQGDQLSGFAIRYVLVRDGAPRQMSRVLDATPGLSRLSQLDGSALWRVDRQVARVMIAPASGEGEHLPVGSGPVEAHSEIPSGEAGRVLRIADTADPGWQATLDGKPLTRKTVDGWAQGFELPADGGRLDLTYDAPITHTAWIWAQAALAVVLVVMALPGRRREIDDDLPEEALAVAAEPVDGEGRRARRLRAAAQAEAAAAAEESRAFGEPGGPGEPGGSGGSRESGQNYRADGTTDAAAQGDPGEYIPAQQTADPYAASPTAHAPAHDPQEATSGYAEVPHQQYGEWDGRQPQGADYYATYQQDPYAQHQQYQQQDTDYRSGYGDQSGYGGAQGPYAQQYNDQGSGGAAYDEYGQYTGQHYPPQPHHPYQHPTGNGEQAEQPGPPAPGQAPWPSGNASRGESE